A single genomic interval of Haloterrigena salifodinae harbors:
- a CDS encoding ABC transporter ATP-binding protein: protein MARVTVDALRKEYDTGSVVAVNDLSLEIEDGEFVTVVGPSGCGKTTTLRMLAGLEEPTGGRIEIGGEDVTDVHAKNRDVAMVFQNYALYPHKTVFENMAFGLRMSTELTEAEREAQVVETAEMMDIADLLEDKPDELSGGQKQRVALGRAIVREPDLFLFDEPLSNLDAKLRTTMRAEIQRLQNELEITAVYVTHDQHEAMTMGDRIVILDGGELQQQGKPTDVYERPVNGFVGGFIGSPSMNFVDVAVEPNGDRLQLIGPDGEFAYDLSAAYVDRHADDLESSRYTLGVRPENVTVADDGAANAIATTIDVVEPVGSDNFLHLGLSDEFIARVDSDVRLESGDRVTIAFDESDVHLFDAETGRNVLTREREAPTVTS from the coding sequence ATGGCACGGGTCACAGTCGACGCACTGCGGAAAGAATACGACACCGGATCAGTCGTCGCCGTCAACGACCTCTCCCTCGAAATCGAGGACGGCGAGTTCGTGACCGTCGTCGGGCCGTCGGGCTGTGGCAAGACGACGACGCTTCGAATGCTCGCGGGCCTCGAGGAACCGACCGGCGGCCGGATCGAGATCGGCGGCGAGGACGTCACGGACGTCCACGCGAAAAACCGGGACGTCGCGATGGTGTTCCAGAACTACGCGCTGTATCCTCACAAGACCGTCTTCGAGAACATGGCGTTCGGGCTCCGGATGAGCACCGAGCTGACCGAGGCCGAGCGCGAAGCGCAGGTGGTCGAAACGGCCGAGATGATGGACATCGCGGACCTCCTCGAGGACAAGCCCGACGAGCTCTCCGGCGGCCAGAAACAGCGCGTTGCCCTCGGCCGCGCGATCGTCAGGGAACCCGATCTGTTCCTGTTCGACGAACCGCTCAGCAATCTCGACGCCAAGCTCCGGACGACCATGCGCGCGGAGATCCAGCGGCTCCAGAACGAACTCGAGATCACGGCCGTCTACGTCACGCACGACCAGCACGAGGCGATGACGATGGGCGACCGGATCGTCATCCTCGACGGCGGCGAACTCCAGCAGCAGGGGAAGCCGACCGACGTCTACGAGCGGCCGGTCAACGGGTTCGTCGGCGGCTTCATCGGCTCGCCGTCAATGAACTTCGTCGACGTCGCCGTCGAGCCCAACGGCGATCGACTTCAGCTGATCGGTCCCGACGGCGAGTTCGCGTACGACCTCTCGGCGGCGTACGTCGACCGTCACGCGGACGACCTCGAGTCGAGCCGGTACACGCTCGGCGTGCGGCCGGAGAACGTCACCGTCGCCGACGACGGTGCGGCCAACGCGATCGCGACCACCATCGACGTCGTCGAACCCGTCGGCTCCGACAACTTCCTGCACCTCGGGCTGAGCGACGAGTTCATCGCCCGCGTCGACTCGGACGTGCGCCTCGAGTCGGGTGATCGGGTGACGATCGCGTTCGACGAGTCGGACGTCCACCTGTTCGACGCCGAAACGGGTCGGAACGTCCTCACCCGCGAACGAGAGGCGCCGACCGTCACGTCCTGA